In Haematobia irritans isolate KBUSLIRL chromosome 1, ASM5000362v1, whole genome shotgun sequence, a genomic segment contains:
- the LOC142226325 gene encoding uncharacterized protein LOC142226325 gives MSLRTRTLIFSTFFGSCIAIGLLLGSLTTDNWVRATPKRGNSSNSEGEVHFGLFYGSKILDSGIGKRITPVEVYTFIQTEPDTMNFWLWLFTALGAGFGLLSCAISAIAAVFKSASSAKGPVNMMVLIASNISSAVTQIVAFVCWLLQFIQYLQHNVLAAADHKQHWYSNGLASLGYSFYMVILSTLVVLINISILLYARHCDRRDRQRLEPPSEKKNECAIMLY, from the exons ATGAGTCTACGAACACGAACATTAATATTTTCCACCTTTTTTGGAAGCTGTATTGCTATTGGACTGCTTCTGGGCAGTCTAACGACAGACAATTGGGTTAGAGCTACTCCAAAGCGAGGAAATTCGTCG AATTCTGAAGGTGAAGTTCACTTTGGTTTATTTTACGGCAGTAAAATATTAGACTCTGGCATTGGTAAACGCATTACCCCCGTAGAag tgtacacattTATTCAAACGGAACCAGATACTATGAATTTTTGGCTATGGCTCTTTACGGCACTAGGTGCAGGTTTTGGTTTACTCAGCTGTGCAATCTCAGCTATAGCTGCAGTATTTAAATCTGCATCTTCCGCCAAGGGTCCCGTTAATATGATGGTTTTGATTGCATCAAACATTTCGTCGGCTGTAACACaaattgttgcttttgtttgctGGCTACTTCAATTCATTCAGTATTTACAACATAATGTGTTAGCAGCTGCTGACCACAAACAACATTGGTATAGCAATGGACTGGCTTCATTGGGTTATAGCTTTTATATGGTTATACTGTCCACACTAGTCGTTTTAATTAACATCTCCATATTATTATATGCTAGACATTGTGACCGAAGAGATCGTCAACGTTTGGAACCGCCCAGTGAAAAGAAGAACGAATGCGCTATAATGTTGTATTAA
- the LOC142219814 gene encoding uncharacterized protein LOC142219814 — MTTNSSRNSNHHNFMVAIALVSLCACILIIFAMSGEHWLEATAILSERLQSHVNYGLFQGSIERQQLASTLKFTLSLVCDFESNVCMYSCQQDIDRRKMELRRVLRRQDLDPCEQKAHWYDDSKLQNTYWQRINSAHNYSKSLVLGRASVAARSCIPSSLHLCSIMFLCLGLIFALLEFTCACINLKWHPVERIFNIYGLYIWNSIAAGCYFWSLALWGAMYGHHLSHNIAITDTLRQQLNFSSDGYASLGYSYYLVIGGIMMHIINVVLLFVRRYHLETEPHHITHNVTTNDDNDQRLEFY; from the exons atgacaacaaattCTTCAAGAAATTCCAATCATCATAATTTTATGGTGGCAATAGCTTTGGTCTCCCTTTGTGCCtgcattttgattatttttgccATGTCCGGGGAACACTGG TTGGAGGCCACAGCCATCTTAAGCGAACGTTTACAAAGCCATGTAAATTATGGTCTGTTCCAGGGATCGATAGAACGACAACAACTGGCATCTACATTAAAATTCACTTTATCAT TGGTTTGTGACTTTGAATCGAATGTATGCATGTACAGTTGCCAGCAGGACATAGATCGCAGAAAAATGGAGCTAAGGCGTGTTCTCCGACGCCAGGATTTAGATCCGTGTGAGCAAAAAGCACACTGGTATGATGACAGCAAATTGCAAAACACATATTGGCAACGAATAAATTCGGCCCACAATTATTCGAAATCGTTAGTGCTTGGTAGAGCCAGCGTAGCAGCTCGTTCGTGCATTCCATCATCTTTGCATCTCTGCAGTATTATGTTCCTGTGTTTAGGACTCATTTTCGCTCTTCTTGAGTTCACGTGTGCCTGCATTAATTTGAAATGGCATCCTGTCGAAAGAATTTTCAATATCTACGGCCTTTATATATGGAATTCCATAGCAGCTGGATGTTACTTTTGGTCCCTGGCATTGTGGGGCGCCATGTATGGTCATCACTTAAGCCACAATATCGCCATCACCGACACATTACGTCAACAACTAAATTTTTCCTCCGACGGATATGCCAGCTTAGGATATTCCTATTATTTGGTTATTGGAGGTATTATGATGCACATCATTAATGTTGTTTTGCTCTTTGTGAGGAGATACCATCTAGAAACTGAACCGCATCATATAACACATAATGTGACCACAAATGATGACAATGACCAGAGATTAGAAttctattaa
- the trbd gene encoding ubiquitin thioesterase trabid, producing MCDSDSNKEKWVCDYCTYENFPSAIKCTMCKGVKPMVNEDIFRMSPPQTSYKADVETHGAMADIIETEPKDLIACSRQDMANNTDDLATTESDCKWSCKLCTYKNWPRSVRCVQCYTKRNATSDTSPSRDMGATSVVTQRSSPILSQRILERDIIDPKSIIDCACPTGEASSNQYHHLEERLSKLNIATNIDAEMNASNAAMNASAGAAAAAAQRLSPVEDSTLHLNNLANISSQIQSSTCSSSTSTNPQLPSYTKKWACNTCTYENFPKSLKCSMCGNPRDSNSSSSTASNNIEINASGGGGIGGGSSSNNQTNITCSDKLNDTVSSNNSFNKQQNIYQLGSDTINNCDTIQERQERRIRQIRRQVDWQWLNACLGVVENNYSAVEAYLSCGGNPARSLTSTEIAALNRNSAFDVGHTLIHLAIRFHREEMLPMLLAQISGSGPGIKRVPSYVAPDLASDIRRHFANILRMRKSMFPCTYVQEHATFLLPAEIEELPLPIQEQLYEELLDRDAQKQLENPPPALNWSLEITARLGSRLMVLWNRSAGDCLLDSAMQATWGVFDRDNILRRALADSLHQCAPIFYSRWKEYEMVQASMLHFTLEEAQWQEDWSTLLSLASQPGASLEQLHIFALAHILRRPIIVYGVKYVKSFRGEDIGFARFEGLYLPLFWDQNFCIKSPIALGYTRGHFSALVPMEPYARIDLRRDEPEDVTYLPLMDCESKLLPIHFLTQSEMGREEAIMRQWLDVCVTDGGLLVAQQKLRKRPLLVAQMLEEWLNHYRRIAQVITAPFVRNRHHQQIGYSSDGDSDEE from the exons ATGTGCGATTCAGATTCGAATAAAGAAAAATGGGTTTGCGACTATTGCacttacgaaaattttccttCTGCCATAAAATGCACTATGTGCAAGGGAGTTAAGCCAATGGTCAATGAGGATATATTTAG AATGAGCCCTCCTCAAACGTCTTATAAGGCTGATGTCGAAACCCATGGGGCTATGGCTGATATCATTGAAACAGAGCCGAAGGATTTAATAGCTTGTTCGCGGCAAGATATGGCAAATAATACGGATGATTTGGCAACTACAGAATCTGATTGCAAATGGTCATGCAAATTGTGTACTTATAAAAATTGGCCACGAAGCGTACGTTGTGTCCAGTGCTACACTAAGCGAAATGCAACATCGGACACCAGTCCCTCAAGGGATATGGGTGCCACCTCAGTAGTAACTCAGCGGTCGTCCCCCATATTGTCGCAAAGAATTTTAGAACGCGATATTATTGATCCGAAATCTATCATTGACTGTGCATGTCCAACAGGGGAGGCGAGTAGCAATCAATACCACCACCTAGAAGAGAGGCTAAGTAAACTGAACATTGCAACGAATATCGATGCAGAAATGAATGCAAGCAATGCAGCAATGAACGCCAGTGCTGGTGCGGCAGCTGCAGCCGCCCAGCGTCTGAGTCCTGTGGAGGACTCAACCCTACATCTCAACAATCTCGCCAATATAAGTTCTCAAATACAATCCTCCACCTGTTCCTCATCCACCTCAACCAATCCACAGCTACCAAGTTACACCAAAAAATGGGCCTGCAAT ACTTGTACTTatgaaaatttccccaaaagtCTCAAATGTTCCATGTGCGGTAATCCTCGTGATAGTAATAGCTCATCTTCCACTGCCAGCAATAATATTGAAATTAATGCCAGCGGAGGAGGTGGCATCGGAGGAGGAAGTAGCAGTAATAATCAAACAAATATAACATGTAGTGATAAATTAAATGATACCGTCTCATCGAATAATTCCTTCAACAAACAGCAAAATATTTATCAACTTG GTTCTGATACTATAAATAACTGTGATACAATTCAAGAACGTCAGGAACGTCGAATACGACAAATTCGTCGTCAAGTAGACTGGCAGTGGCTAAATGCTTGTCTTG GTGTGGTGGAAAACAACTACAGTGCGGTTGAGGCATATCTATCGTGTGGTGGTAATCCAGCCCGTTCCTTAACCAGTACAGAAATAGCGGCTTTAAATCGAAATTCGGCTTTCGATGTAGGTCACACTCTGATACATTTGGCTATACGGTTCCATCGCGAAGAGATGTTGCCAATGTTGTTAGCACAAATTTCGGGTTCAGGTCCTGGAATTAAGAGAGTCCCATCGTATGTTGCTCCTGACTTGGCATCCGATATACGTCGGCATTTTGCCAATATCCTTCGTATGCGAAAATCGATGTTCCCATGTACATATGTGCAGGAACATGCTACATTTTTACTACCGGCTGAAATAGAGGAGTTACCCTTGCCAATACAAGAGCAATTGtatgaagaacttctggatCGTGATGCCCAAAAACAACTTGAAAATCCACCACCGGCCTTAAATTGGTCATTGGAAATTACGGCCCGACTTGGTTCACGTTTGATGGTATTGTGGAACCGCAGTGCTGGTGATTGTTTATTAGATTCCGCTATGCAAGCCACTTGGGGAGTATTTGATAGAGACAATATATTGCGACGGGCATTGGCCGATAGTTTACATCAATGTGCACCCAT attttattCTCGCTGGAAAGAGTATGAAATGGTGCAAGCATCTATGTTACATTTTACCCTGGAGGAGGCTCAATGGCAAGAAGACTGGTCTACTTTGCTATCATTAGCCAGCCAACCAGGGGCTTCTTTAGAACAATTACATATATTTGCATTAGCCCATATTCTGAGGAGACCTATTATAGTGTACGGTGTAAAGTATGTTAAGAGCTTCAGGGGCGAAGATATTGGATTTGCTAGATTTGAAG GATTGTATCTGCCCCTATTTTGggatcaaaatttttgcattaaatCTCCCATTGCCTTGGGTTATACGAGGGGCCACTTCAGTGCTTTGGTACCCATGGAGCCATACGCTCGCATAGATCTGAGACGAGACGAACCCGAAGATGTTACATACTTGCCTTTAATGGATTGCGAATCAAAACTGTTACCAATACATTTTCTAACACAGTCTGAG atgggTCGTGAAGAAGCTATAATGCGTCAATGGCTTGATGTTTGTGTCACGGATGGAGGTTTGTTAGTTGCCCAACAAAAACTACGCAAACGTCCCCTGTTAGTTGCACAAATGTTAGAAGAATGGCTTAATCACTATCGTCGTATAGC GCAAGTAATAACCGCCCCATTTGTACGCAATAGACATCATCAACAAATTGGCTACTCATCGGATGGTGATTCCGATGAGGAGTAA